tgtgtgtgtgtgtgtgtgtgtgtgtgtgtgtgtgtgtgtgtgtgtgtgtgtgtgtgtgtgtgtgtgtgtgtgtgtgtgtgtgtgtgtgtgtgtgtgtgtgtgtgtgtgtgtgtgtgtgtgtttgtttgggggcggggggcgtatgggtgtgtatatgtttctgtgtgtgtgtgtttggggggggaggACACAGTTGGCAATAATTACTAGTGGATATTTTCTGGATAGTTTACAGGGAGGACACATTTATATTGTATACATGTAAGATAAATAGGAGCCTACTCAAAATGCGAAGGAAAGTCATCTTCAGTGTTGAAGTCACCATGCAGCGTATGGTCAATTGAATGGCATGGATGATTTATTATACCTTATATTCTTGGATGGGGGCCAATAACACTGTATGTTATATTTTCATCCTCCTTTGGGTTTTTCTGAATAAATgagcaaacaaaaaagaaaggaatAAATGAATGGAAGTCCAAATGAAAGAAGGCATGATTCaataaatgaatgcatgaatTAAATGAATCACCAGAAGAGGATTTACCTTGAGATTCATGTCACCAGTAGGTTTATTCTGTGCTGCCGTGGAATGCACCGGCATCACGCTACTATAAACAACGTCTGTTTCAGACGACACCTTGATCAGAGAAGAGACAACTTTATCAGATCGTGCTACATTTGTTTAGATGTTGTTGTATTACTTTCTTGTCAATGCAGAGCCCTCTGGGTCAGAGCTTTGGTTCAATTTCAGGGTTTGTTTTACCCTGTAAGGTTGGTATGGAGAGTAAATCAAAACGTAGCCTCATCTTACTGTGATTGCTGTAAGTTTTCTTTTGGCTCGCCCtgaaagaaaataattattttcttaaaAATAACAAGCCAACAATAAAACgtgtataaaataaaattcattgtataatataaacacaactaaaagacaaacaaataaaatacacaattaCAAATTTAACTTATATTTGCATTTTCATTTCAAGAGATTTAAAGTTATGTTTCAACATACTGTGGAACATCCACGAAACCAACAGGGCCACTGCTATAATGAACAGCAATATGCCCAAAGGAAGGAGCTGGTTCTTTAGGTCgtttctgtaaaaaaaatagagCACCCTTTATTGACAAAACTGTTCATGACACAAACAAAACTTGAAGAATATGTGTGTAAgtacaatcttttttttttacagccatCACACATTTCTACCCATTTAAATGAAATACGGTCAGATATAAGATACATTTGGGTGAGGTAACCGAGGAGAGCAAAAGGGGACTGACCTGAGAACATCAGGTTCCTTCTCTGTAATCTTTTTAGTGGACACCTCATCTGACAAAGTGCTCACAGTTGTTGAGGTTGCTACATAATGTGGAAATAACACAACATAGTGAGATTACTAAATTTCCTTAATCAACTTCCCGTTGTTGATAACATAGATAATGTTTAAAAGTGGAAATGTTTCAACAtggcaaaatattttttttaatccctTTAGACGCTACACTCTTAAACTTACGTGTATTCATTGTCTTTGAATTTACAGCAACGGTAAGATGTATTGGCATATTTAGTTTTCCTTGGAAAAAAATGTACCAACCACTGCTTTCCATGTCTAGGTCTTTCATAGTCACCACAAAAACACCTTGTTTGCTTGCATCAATTGAGTAATGTGAACCTTCAATAAAGCCATCCTGGGGCTCCTTGCAGTGGCCCAGTATGCACCATCCTCGTTTGCCGTGTGTTTTAGAGTCAAAACTGATATTTATACTATCTCCCGCAAATCCTGTTATTTCCTGTTGATCCACATACAGACTGGACTTGCCTGAAAGAGAAATAACTTCTACCAGAGAGCATTCAAATAGCCTTCTTCAAAAAGGCAATTTTCAAGACGATTTCAATCAAATCCTAATGGTCAGTGTGTAAACCAAATACCAAACACACTCACCTTTGGACACAAATAGTTTGAATTGAGTTTTCTCATCCAGCTTCGAGAATCCCATCTCCACAGCACACCAGTAGGTTTGCGTTCCCTCCTCTTGGCTTATGATGGATACTGTGAAGACCCCTTGGTCCGGGTCATCAGAGATTGTGTACTGGCCTTCTGGAAAACTACTCTTGGAGTTGGTTGTGATTATTTTATCACAAGACAACCAAACCCCTCCTTTACAAAGGTACTTAACAAGGTTCTTATGGCTCGGTTTGTAGAGACATGGAATTGAAACCGTGGCCCCTACTTCCACGGACACTTCTTCACTCACTGTAGTGATGCCATGAGTTCCTGTTCATAACACACATGTATCATTTCAAATAAAGCAGGGGAAATAGATCATACAGAAATAgattacaaacagacacaactGTTTCGGCTTAATATGTCTACCCTTCTTGAGGAAGATCCCCAAAAAGATCCCCAAAAACAACCAACTCCCTGAGTTGGTTGTGATTATTTTATCACAACACAACCAAGCCCTTCCTTTACAAAGGTACTTAACATGGTGCTCATGGCTTGGTTGGTATAGACATGGAATGGAAACCCTGGCCCCTACTTTCACAGACACTTCTTCACTCACCGTAGTGAGGCTGTGAGTTCCTGTTCACAAACCACacgtattttttttaattgaacgatgcaaaatacatacaaaaacatacaaaaatagaTTACAAACAGACAACTGTCTATGCTTAATAGGCCTACCTTTTTTGATGAAGATCCTAATTAACTAAAATCTGATCTAAATCTGATCTAATCATGATCTAAAATAGTCTTAAGAGATTTATCAACTGTCTGTATCAAACTCAAGAAATGCGACTCACCTGTGAGTCTACAGAGGGTAACAACGATAACAAGAAAAGGAGCCATGTGCACAAAGACGGTAGATTGGAGGTGACTGcctttgtgagtgtttgtgacaGAGCTATTTGAGTAGTGGTTAGTGATGTGCTATTTCCTCATTTTTTAGCCAGAATGCAACTTCCTTATTATATAAGTacgtattattatattatacaataCATTTGTTTAACTTTAAAACAGTTATGTTTACTATGATCATACCATGTAGATTGCCCTATTGttaattgtattattgttaGGCAATTATTTGCCAAGTAGGACTTCACAGCCATGACAAAGATCTATCTGGGACTTGCACACCAAACAACACACCCACTTAAATATAAGAAACACCTTAAGATCCCCTCCTGGATAAGAGTAGGGATGGCACGTGGGCTGGAAGTACAATACCTAAATGTAACCATATTTAAGATGATCTGAACATACCCTAACTCTAAACATTAAATCAGAGGCCATGACTCTCCTGCATTccctttaccgcaccgttgtgacgaaaacAGAGCTGAGCCGGAGGgaaaagctctcgatctaccggtcgatcttcgttcctaccctcacctatggtcatgaaggatgggtgatgaccgaaaggacgagattgtGGGTATAAGCCGCAAAAATGGGTTTTCTCAGGAGGGTGGCTGATGTCTCCTTTAGAGATAGGGTGAAATGTTCAGCCATCTGTGAGGAACTCCGCTGCTCCTCTGCTTAGAAAGGATTCAGTTGAGGTGTTTCGGGCTTCTGGTAAGGAttcccactgggcgcctccctagGGAGCTGTTCCAGGCACGTTCAGTGGAGAGGAGGCCCCGGGGATGATCCAGAACTAGTTGGAGGAGTCTGGTGCCCCCTGCTAGAGCTGCTACCCCTatgacccgaccccggataagcggctTTGAAGATGAGTATGAGGAACGTTAAATCACTGAACCATCTCTAACACCTCAACTTGACAATTACCGAAAACACCTTAACCATGACCAACACCCTAAACTCAACTATCTCTGGCCCAATTCCAAACCTTAAAGATCTCTAGCCTAATACTTTAACTTAACCATCATCTCTAACCCAAAGATAAAGTTGGTGTGAAGTGGGTGTGTCCTGTAGTAGAGTGTAACTGCAGGTCAACCCAATCTCACACCAAAATGTTAAAGAAAATGTGTTTCCCCATTTTGTATAAAGCATATATTCAGAATCGTTTACAATCTTGTTAAGGAATTTACATTTTTCCTGGGTTGTCGTGGTTTATACAGCCTGCGTGAAACACGCAGGCTGTAACAGGCTGAAACACGCAAACACGGTAAGGACGCACGGGGGGACGTTTCTATGATGCGCTTTTAGTAGGCTAGTTCATCTTCGGAACATTACAGTTTCCCCACGGCTGACTAACGTCCTTAACATCCACCGTTACATAATGAGTGTAGTGGAAGTGCACTATAGTTTAGTAATTGGTGCATACTACTCCTGGATATACCGTAACTACTCCTGTATAAACCTTAGTGTACTGCTCCTGGATAGACCTTTGTGTACTACTCCTGCACTGCAGGAATAACATGGGTGGCACAGCGAAGTGGGCGTTTTGTGTGATGGGCGTATCGGGTGGTGGGCGTGGCGAGTGACGTTTCAATGTACCCGCAGAAAGAAAGAAGCCATTGGCCACCAGTGCTCTTCGCTCTTCGACCCTTTTCTCATGACGTATTTTTCAGGCGCCTGAGCACTGCGCGAACTTTGAAGATGGAGGATGGATCCTATTGCACTTTAGTCTGTCTGTATAATTCCGTATCTTCGAATAACCTTGAAACATAGTCTCGATATATACGTAGGATTCTACATCGATGGAGTATGGAAAAGACAGGGTGGTGGCGTTGGTAGACATGGATTGCTTCTACGTGGCAGTTGAGCAAAGAATCAACCCAGCTTTGAAGAATACACCCTGTGTGGTAGCGCAATACAAAACGTGGAAGGGAGGCGGGTGAGTCCCTACACAGTTTCTAAAACTTCATAACAAAAGCCTAACGTTACATAGTTGGACTATCCACCCGTCGAAGTGCTATTAACCAGCAGAGCAAGTCCAGGGCAGCCACAGAGGCGTTCAAGATAGTCAAGACTATTATCTTTCTGCATAGCCAGGGCAAATCCAGAATCAGACAACAAAAAAGCCAGTTAGTCAGACATTCGGCTTCGTTATGGAGTCATAACTCCAAATggtttaccagaaaaatactaGTTTTAGTGGCATACTGTCAGTTGGTTTTTGGTCTAGGATGTGATAGATTCGCCATCATTTGTAAGAAGATGATTGTTTGTATTTTGTTATGAGTGATTTTCAAAACCCTTTGAAACGACATGTCAAACTGTCATGTACATATGCATGAGTCACCATGGTTTTGATGGTATTTGTATAGCATTATAGCGGTGAGTTACGAGGCAAGGGCGTGCGGTGTCACTCGCAACATGTGGGCGGACGATGCAAAGAAACTGTGCCCAGACCTCCGTGTGGCACGAGTCCGAGAGGCCCACGGCAAGGCCGATCTCACGCAGTGAGTATTGTTGTGTTCATCAATTATTATTGTTCAATCTGGAGGTCAGTCAAACAACTAAACAACCAAACACCGATCGTGTTTCAGTTACAGGGAGGCAAGTGTGGAGGTGATCGAAGTGATGTCGCGCTTTGCAGTCATAGAGAGAGCGAGTATTGACGAGGCGTACATGGATCTTACTGATGCGGTTCAACTCCGGCTGAAGAACATGACGGCGGGCGAGCGGATGGATCCAGACCTACTGCGGAATACCTTCATCCAGGGGTTCCCACTTGCTCAGGCTTCCCCTGAGCAAGGAGTTTCTTCAGAGTCCCTGGACAAAGGTAAGACATGGGTCACTAATTTACCCTAACTTTAAGAATACATGTAACACCACAGACATTACTTATTATTACAACTGTTTATTAGGTTGCTCAGCTAAATTACCATATTGAGGCTGTGTAAAGCGTTTGGCACTTCCATATAAGGCCTGGAGTATAGACACAGCGAAGGACAGTGGGCTGCTCTTACTCCAGATGTTATGCTTTCAGTGGTTGCCTGTCTTTGTACCCATCATAATTCTTGTTAACTGTCAGTAGCCTCTATATGTCCTATACTATTTAGCCTACGTTTaagtcatttagcagaggctttgGTTCAGCTGGGAGTCCAACACCCTCACCACGCGACCATCCTGACGATTATACTGTTGTATGTCACACTTTACATTTGTTATGATTTTACTTAACTCATTGAAGCCCCAGCCTCCGTCCTTACCGGCTTGTTTTGTGGTCCCCAGAGGAGCAGCGCTCCAGGGGCCTACAACAGTGGCTGGAGACCGTCCCCCCAGCCCCGTCGGAGGGCCGTAGCTCTGCAGAGCTCCAGCTAGCCGTGGGGGCCGCCATCGTGGAGGAGATGAGGGCGGCCGTGGAGCAGCACACCGGCTTCCGCTGCTCGGCGGGAATATCCCACAATAAGGTGGGCGGCCGCGCTGGTTATTGAAACTGCCAAGATTCAACTAAGATTATAGCAACTGTTTGTAGATGCATAGGAGACCCATTTGGTCGATTGTTTCATCTGAAGTGAGGTATAGGACAATCAAAAAGTTCAGAGCAGCGATAGGAATCAGAAAACGCAGCGTTACTGGTAATTGCATGTTAGTTTTTCTTCATGTTCTTTTAATTTACTATCCCACCTTCCCAGATTCTGGCCAAATTGTCCTGTGCTTTCAATAAGCCCAACCGACAAACGGTGCTGCCCATGGACTCTGTGGAAGAGCTGTTCAGCTCTCTACCTGTAAGTAAGATGTGAGTATACAGTTGAACCCAGGGTTGAAAGCAGATGTATTTGATATAAGCTTAAAGTATAAGGCTTAAGCCACCTAGTTAGGGTTGGAAAACAAGGCAGACCTGAATGTTTAATCCTGGACAATGTAGCATTTGTTCTGCAGCTGTTTTAATTGTATCTGAACGATTTTCTCTATTTTAGGTGGCAATCTCGGTTTAATGATAATTCATTAGCTATCGCCAGTCAGGTAACACAGTAGTGAATGAGCCTATGGCCCACTGACGTGGTATGTGCTATGTGTTTTTGCCCATGCAGTCGCAATCTGGGAGGGAAGCTGGGGGTGTCCATCACAGAGACTCTCGGTGTGGAGAACATGGGAGAGCTCACCCAGTTCTCCAAGGTTCAGCTGGGACAGCACTTTGGAGACAAAACGGGGTAAGACCCTGGAAATGTACAGTACTTGCAAGCGCAAGCTCGTCAACAACTCACCGGCTGACACCGCACATGCTCATTTGATGCCGTCTTTGTTGGTTGAATCTCTGTTTAACACCAATGGTTGTCTTTGTCTCTGCAGTCAGTGGCTCTATGACTTGTCACGGGGGGTTGATTTTGAAACAGTGAAACCCAGGCAGCTCCCAAAGTCGATTGGCTGCAGCAAAAACTTTGCTGGAAATTCTTCGCTAGGGACGATTGAGCAGGTtagaaaaatatgtatttttattcattattcaaaaATGTAGTAAAAGGAATAACATGACAAGGGTTTGACATCAGAACTTAATTGAACATGTTTTTGTTATGATCAATTAGGACAAATGAGTGACCGATTTAACCTCCTGTGTAGGTGAAACACTGGCTGCACCAGCTGGCCCTGGAGTTGGAGGAGAGGTTGACCAAGGACCGAGACATGGTGGGTGTAAACAAACTGCTTTCTGCTGGCTGTAGATCGGAACGGGATATTTGTTGGGCTGATAAGTATTAAGGGCCGCGGTTTTGGGTTTtaaccccaatgtctgcagtctactCTTAGGAATCCTTGTTTAAGAGGCGTGATCcgtatctgctccttaatgatgtATCGGAAGAAATGAAAGTGTCTGCCAAATGACCATAGTCCTCAATTCAGTGTTTGGTTACGTTGTTATTATCTATCGTTTTTTTTGCTGTGTTCTGGCAGAACGGGCGGGTTGCTAGGCAGTTGACGGTGGGCGTCCGACAGCTCGGAGACAAAAAGCCCAGCAGCTTCTCCCGCTGCTGCCCGCTGGTCCGCTACGACGTCGCCAAGATATCCGGCGACAGCTTCGCCATCATCAAGAGCCTCAACGCAGCGGGCCACCACCAGGCAGCATGGTAGGCTGGATCAGACCAATGACGTTGATCGTGTAGCACTTTGTTTAGGTGTCGTTTTATCATTTATACTTATGCATTGTGTAGAATAATTGTATTGTAGTGGGCAGGATAGTTGTAGTGGCTAGGGTGTTCGGCTCCTAGCctaaaggtactgggttcgatccccaatgtcaagcctacctgtaggcattcAAAGAGCAGGACGCCCTAACCAAACCCCTTAGCTGTGGACATTTAGTGTTAAATCAGTTTGGATAAGAAGCATGCTTGAGTGCTGGTAATGCGTCGAGCAATAGATATTCTATTACATGCGTTGTAAGTGAAACGTTTTTATTGGTTTTTATTTTCCAGGAGTCCAGCTCTCACCCTGCTCCACATTTCCGCCAGCAAGTTCAGCGACACCCCCTTAGCTGGAGGAGGGATAGCCGGCTTCCTGTctagtgatgtcacttcctcccAGGCCCTTTTCCCTGCCAGTGTTTCCCAAGGGGGGCTCGTGTCCTCCGGGCTGAgaagcaggagcagcagcagtggcggTACTCCCAGCAAACCCACCATGATCCAGTCTCTGTTCCAAAGAGCTGCTGAGAAACAGAGGCAGAGGactgaaggagaagaggaggagg
Above is a window of Gadus morhua chromosome 15, gadMor3.0, whole genome shotgun sequence DNA encoding:
- the LOC115559553 gene encoding trem-like transcript 4 protein isoform X2, whose product is MAPFLVIVVTLCRLTGTHGITTVSEEVSVEVGATVSIPCLYKPSHKNLVKYLCKGGVWLSCDKIITTNSKSSFPEGQYTISDDPDQGVFTVSIISQEEGTQTYWCAVEMGFSKLDEKTQFKLFVSKATSTTVSTLSDEVSTKKITEKEPDVLRNDLKNQLLPLGILLFIIAVALLVSWMFHRRAKRKLTAITVSSETDVVYSSVMPVHSTAAQNKPTGDMNLKKNPKEDENITYSVIGPHPRI
- the LOC115559553 gene encoding uncharacterized protein LOC115559553 isoform X1, which gives rise to MAPFLVIVVTLCRLTGTHGITTVSEEVSVEVGATVSIPCLYKPSHKNLVKYLCKGGVWLSCDKIITTNSKSSFPEGQYTISDDPDQGVFTVSIISQEEGTQTYWCAVEMGFSKLDEKTQFKLFVSKGKSSLYVDQQEITGFAGDSINISFDSKTHGKRGWCILGHCKEPQDGFIEGSHYSIDASKQGVFVVTMKDLDMESSGWYIFFQGKLNMPIHLTVAVNSKTMNTPTSTTVSTLSDEVSTKKITEKEPDVLRNDLKNQLLPLGILLFIIAVALLVSWMFHRRAKRKLTAITVSSETDVVYSSVMPVHSTAAQNKPTGDMNLKKNPKEDENITYSVIGPHPRI
- the polh gene encoding DNA polymerase eta: MEYGKDRVVALVDMDCFYVAVEQRINPALKNTPCVVAQYKTWKGGGIIAVSYEARACGVTRNMWADDAKKLCPDLRVARVREAHGKADLTHYREASVEVIEVMSRFAVIERASIDEAYMDLTDAVQLRLKNMTAGERMDPDLLRNTFIQGFPLAQASPEQGVSSESLDKEEQRSRGLQQWLETVPPAPSEGRSSAELQLAVGAAIVEEMRAAVEQHTGFRCSAGISHNKILAKLSCAFNKPNRQTVLPMDSVEELFSSLPVSKIRNLGGKLGVSITETLGVENMGELTQFSKVQLGQHFGDKTGQWLYDLSRGVDFETVKPRQLPKSIGCSKNFAGNSSLGTIEQVKHWLHQLALELEERLTKDRDMNGRVARQLTVGVRQLGDKKPSSFSRCCPLVRYDVAKISGDSFAIIKSLNAAGHHQAAWSPALTLLHISASKFSDTPLAGGGIAGFLSSDVTSSQALFPASVSQGGLVSSGLRSRSSSSGGTPSKPTMIQSLFQRAAEKQRQRTEGEEEEEEEGKDEDGDQECSAVLLPPPASRSVAPSSDQSETEALAPSSSTTLSSSHTSPAKGSDGGISSFFQRKSIERRLQTAGTSSKGQRVTTGPIEIVGAVASALQPEQNSQPPARPPKGQESSVVPGSDDGPPPSPGDPGAGPDDEDLVACEHCGHRVLAWDMPEHSDYHFALDLQKSFASPSSTTTTTVSPSLSAASPPPAATGASATNQATRGKSKSRGQSGPQSKRPRPQGGPLDSFFKKN